From a region of the Terriglobia bacterium genome:
- a CDS encoding CCA tRNA nucleotidyltransferase → MADYIYMMETRLTPDQQRGVALIADVARRDEMNVYLTGGAIRDMISGFLIREIDLTVQGNPLKLQRDLEKAGAIVQWVDDDTRTLYLLLPGNVRAELGMARSERYDKPGKPPEISPGTIIDDLRRRDFTINAMALSLNEGSRGLLLDPANGVADIENKVIRILHNYAFLEEPSRLIRATRFTARFHWNLEERTQARFDAAKEGSYIERISDRQIGYEIEQLAYEEDPLHILRALEKEGWLRVLHPRWSVAKVDSTGLAQLLKTREHMQSLGYGAIDSGPAVMYMLTGRVSGSDISGIQKLISNKAFVHSWKRLEDEAKDLAKRLTSKEAATPSLAWKLLSAGRPDTILFLETTTRHHGVGQKIKNFLTKWRQVRDKIPLPEMAELHITPDVPGYNELTEQIFYLLLDGKLRSRTETLKFLKPYAPPPPAPPPPPPAKRGRKGKAGAAAADAPAPAPAPAAPAPLPKKHEVKPAKKIAKSAKKHASKKLKPAKKKKKR, encoded by the coding sequence ATGGCTGATTACATTTATATGATGGAAACACGGCTGACACCGGACCAGCAGCGGGGTGTCGCCCTGATCGCCGACGTGGCCCGACGCGACGAGATGAACGTGTATCTCACCGGCGGCGCCATCCGCGACATGATCAGCGGCTTTCTCATCCGCGAGATCGACCTCACGGTACAGGGCAATCCGCTCAAGCTGCAACGGGATCTGGAGAAGGCCGGTGCGATCGTCCAGTGGGTGGACGACGACACCCGCACCCTGTACCTGTTGCTGCCGGGCAACGTTCGCGCCGAACTCGGCATGGCGCGCTCGGAGCGCTACGACAAGCCGGGCAAGCCGCCGGAGATCTCGCCGGGCACCATCATCGACGACCTGCGCCGCCGCGACTTCACCATCAACGCCATGGCGCTTTCGCTGAACGAGGGTTCGCGCGGACTGCTGCTCGATCCCGCCAATGGCGTCGCCGATATCGAGAACAAGGTCATCCGCATCCTGCACAATTACGCGTTCCTCGAGGAACCCTCGCGTCTGATCCGCGCCACGCGCTTCACCGCGCGCTTTCACTGGAACCTGGAAGAGCGCACGCAAGCCCGCTTCGATGCCGCCAAAGAGGGCAGTTACATCGAGCGCATCTCCGACCGCCAGATCGGCTACGAGATCGAACAGCTGGCCTACGAGGAAGACCCGCTGCACATCCTGCGCGCGCTGGAGAAGGAAGGCTGGCTCAGGGTCCTGCACCCGCGCTGGTCGGTGGCGAAGGTGGATTCGACCGGGCTGGCGCAATTGCTCAAGACGCGCGAGCACATGCAGTCGTTAGGCTACGGCGCCATCGATTCCGGCCCGGCCGTGATGTACATGTTGACCGGCCGCGTCTCGGGGAGCGACATCAGCGGCATCCAGAAGCTCATCTCCAACAAGGCCTTCGTGCACAGCTGGAAGCGGCTGGAGGACGAAGCCAAGGACCTGGCCAAGCGGCTCACCAGCAAGGAGGCGGCCACGCCTTCGCTGGCCTGGAAACTGCTCTCGGCCGGACGTCCGGACACCATCCTGTTCCTGGAGACCACCACGCGCCACCACGGGGTCGGGCAAAAGATCAAGAACTTCCTCACGAAGTGGCGCCAGGTGAGGGACAAGATTCCGCTCCCGGAGATGGCGGAGCTGCACATCACTCCTGACGTGCCCGGGTACAACGAGCTGACCGAGCAGATCTTCTACCTGCTGCTCGACGGCAAGCTGCGCTCGCGCACGGAGACGCTGAAGTTCCTGAAGCCGTACGCGCCTCCGCCGCCGGCGCCACCTCCGCCGCCGCCCGCCAAGCGCGGGCGCAAAGGGAAGGCCGGCGCGGCTGCTGCTGATGCCCCGGCTCCGGCTCCAGCACCGGCAGCTCCAGCACCGCTGCCGAAGAAGCACGAGGTCAAACCGGCGAAGAAGATCGCTAAGTCAGCGAAGAAGCACGCTTCCAAGAAGCTCAAGCCGGCTAAGAAGAAGAAAAAGAGATAA
- the lpxD gene encoding UDP-3-O-(3-hydroxymyristoyl)glucosamine N-acyltransferase: MKLSRIASALNVRLDGSDCEITGVAGIEEASAGQLTFVANPKYAAAAKTTKASAVIVDDSFPALTTATLRTGNPYLAFARAIEFFYQPPNYAPGVHPTAVVHPTAEIGRNAHIGAYVVVMENVVIGDGCVLLPHVVIYPGAKIGRDFFAHAHSVVREHCQLGDGVILQNGAVVGADGFGFALDDHKRWRKIVQSGPAVLADQVEVQANACVDRASIGETRIGRGTKIDNLVQVGHGCVVGEDTLLCAQVGLAGSTEVGNRVILAGQVGVAGHCKIGDGAIATAQSGIPNDVEAGKTVSGYPAIDNRQWLRCVAVFNKLPEVAKALRAAKKAESE; the protein is encoded by the coding sequence ATGAAGCTCTCCAGAATCGCATCCGCACTGAATGTCCGCCTCGACGGCTCCGACTGTGAGATCACGGGCGTGGCCGGGATCGAAGAAGCCAGCGCCGGACAATTGACGTTCGTCGCCAACCCCAAGTACGCGGCCGCAGCCAAGACCACGAAGGCGTCTGCGGTCATCGTGGACGACTCCTTCCCTGCCCTGACCACCGCCACGCTGCGCACCGGGAACCCGTACCTGGCGTTCGCCAGGGCGATCGAATTCTTCTACCAGCCGCCGAACTACGCTCCCGGCGTGCATCCGACGGCGGTCGTCCATCCCACGGCGGAGATCGGCAGGAACGCGCACATCGGCGCCTACGTCGTGGTCATGGAAAACGTCGTGATCGGCGATGGCTGCGTGCTGCTACCCCACGTGGTCATCTATCCAGGGGCAAAGATCGGGAGGGACTTCTTCGCCCACGCGCACTCCGTCGTGCGCGAGCACTGCCAACTGGGCGATGGCGTGATCCTGCAAAACGGCGCGGTGGTCGGCGCGGACGGTTTCGGGTTTGCCCTGGACGACCACAAGCGCTGGCGCAAGATCGTGCAGTCCGGGCCGGCGGTGCTGGCCGACCAGGTCGAAGTCCAGGCCAACGCCTGCGTGGACCGTGCCTCGATCGGCGAGACCCGCATAGGACGCGGAACGAAGATCGACAACCTGGTGCAGGTTGGGCACGGCTGCGTGGTGGGCGAAGACACGCTGTTGTGCGCGCAGGTGGGGCTTGCCGGCTCGACCGAGGTGGGCAACCGCGTGATCCTCGCCGGACAGGTGGGCGTAGCCGGCCACTGTAAGATCGGCGACGGCGCCATCGCCACCGCGCAGAGCGGCATCCCGAACGACGTAGAGGCGGGCAAAACGGTCAGCGGTTATCCTGCCATCGACAACCGGCAGTGGCTGCGCTGCGTCGCCGTCTTCAACAAATTGCCGGAAGTGGCGAAGGCGCTGCGAGCGGCAAAGAAGGCGGAGAGCGAGTAG
- a CDS encoding response regulator: MSDDKPHLVKEQKKPIRVLLLDDREENLLLRSTILRQRGYEAVSAATIEQAEAKLNDIDIAVLDYHLGRGKFGTDVATSLRQKRPHVPIIILSATLEHGFGGGLADMHLLKGSSSVDDMLAALRSFEAKKRGKPVVVDAREFYYSRISMAMGEDIALEILDRDGNWQYVNEYFAEFFDKKRSWFPGKNLFESFPEAEGEWRDIIRNVADTRETYIDRSMRGMPHLPKKNPRWVWNVLVFPIKLHDESDGVVLSARIIEKKPSF, from the coding sequence ATGTCTGACGACAAACCACACCTCGTCAAAGAGCAGAAAAAGCCCATCCGGGTGCTGCTCCTTGACGACCGCGAGGAGAACCTGCTGTTGCGCTCCACCATCCTGCGCCAGCGAGGCTACGAGGCAGTGTCAGCGGCAACCATCGAACAGGCCGAAGCCAAGCTGAACGACATCGACATCGCTGTCCTCGACTACCACCTCGGCCGGGGCAAGTTCGGCACTGACGTGGCGACGTCGCTACGCCAGAAGCGCCCGCACGTGCCCATCATCATCCTTTCGGCGACCCTGGAACACGGCTTCGGGGGCGGACTCGCCGACATGCACCTGCTCAAGGGCTCCAGTTCGGTGGACGACATGCTGGCCGCCTTGCGCTCCTTCGAAGCCAAGAAGCGCGGCAAGCCCGTGGTGGTGGATGCGCGCGAGTTCTACTACTCGCGCATCAGCATGGCCATGGGCGAAGACATCGCCCTGGAGATCCTCGACCGCGACGGCAATTGGCAGTACGTCAACGAATACTTCGCGGAATTTTTCGACAAAAAACGCAGCTGGTTTCCCGGCAAGAACCTGTTCGAGAGCTTTCCCGAGGCCGAGGGCGAGTGGCGCGACATTATCCGCAACGTCGCCGACACCCGTGAGACCTACATCGACCGCAGCATGCGCGGAATGCCCCACCTCCCCAAGAAGAACCCGCGCTGGGTCTGGAACGTGCTGGTCTTCCCCATCAAACTGCACGACGAGAGCGACGGCGTGGTGCTGAGCGCGCGCATCATCGAGAAGAAACCGTCATTCTAG
- a CDS encoding 1-acyl-sn-glycerol-3-phosphate acyltransferase → MWLAWTGVRLTGVRVEIEGRDRFDPNLTYIYMCNHTSNLDPPIVVPVIPRRTSVLVKKELFQVPLLGRAMRLGDLVPVDRANRDAAIASVERGAEVMRKGLNMTVFPEGTRSRDGKLLPFKKGPFYLAMETGFPVIPMTIVGTHELWPKGRFSIKVGVATVVFHEPIDPKQFTERDALMDAVRAKIESALPEQYRS, encoded by the coding sequence ATGTGGCTGGCGTGGACAGGCGTGCGCTTGACCGGGGTGCGCGTCGAGATCGAGGGCCGAGACCGCTTCGACCCCAATCTCACGTACATCTACATGTGCAACCACACGTCGAACCTCGATCCCCCCATCGTGGTTCCCGTGATCCCTCGGCGCACTTCGGTGCTGGTGAAGAAGGAGCTGTTCCAGGTGCCGTTGCTGGGGCGAGCCATGCGGCTGGGGGACCTGGTGCCGGTGGACCGCGCCAACCGCGACGCCGCCATCGCCAGCGTCGAGCGCGGCGCCGAGGTCATGCGCAAGGGCCTGAACATGACCGTGTTTCCGGAAGGCACGCGTTCCCGTGACGGCAAACTCCTGCCCTTCAAGAAAGGGCCGTTCTACCTGGCGATGGAGACCGGCTTCCCGGTCATCCCCATGACCATCGTGGGGACGCACGAGCTGTGGCCCAAGGGACGCTTCAGCATCAAGGTAGGCGTCGCGACCGTCGTGTTCCACGAGCCTATCGATCCCAAGCAGTTCACCGAACGCGACGCGTTGATGGATGCCGTCCGGGCGAAGATCGAGAGCGCGCTGCCGGAACAGTACAGAAGCTAG
- a CDS encoding PDZ domain-containing protein has translation MKPHRKANYAFVLVLFCTTALAQPPVDYYVSLAKMRDRLVHVRIHVAGTSAEREVQLPVWNALYQVRDFAQYVRRVTAKDATGRELPVRKLDKTTWRIYHAESGAEIEYDILADQPGPYGSQLNSEHGFFNLAELLMYPTDARDSLMTVTFTDLPRDWDVATVLPSLNPGEAARLGRFSARNYDRLVDAPVEMGRFAAIEFEDGGARYHIAVHADPADYDMNAVRETVRKTVASEVAWMNDRPFGDFLFIYHFPRNTGGGGMEHAYSTAIDVPADRLRDDPYALPSVTAHEFFHLWNVKRIRPKSLEPIDYLHENFTTALWFSEGFTNTVADYTMLRTGAWSEQQFLTALSREIYRLESRPAARIQSAEESSLDTWFDKYPQYRTAERSIDYYNKGEILGILLDLAMRDATQGGKSLRELFQWMEKNYFYEARYFDDTAGVRYAVEKVTGKDFGWFFENYVSGVTPIPYDEFFRSVGLRLDHRKAVFPDPGFVSVKNFDQPPAVYVVSPGADAERAGLVPGDIIVEINGKPATIDVESAIANMRPGDILRLKIKGRRGTRDVKIKLGGREEQNFAIVESPSVTPAQQARRAAWLRGESQSAGGTP, from the coding sequence TTGAAGCCACACAGGAAAGCCAACTATGCGTTTGTCCTGGTGCTGTTCTGCACCACGGCGCTGGCGCAGCCGCCGGTGGATTACTACGTCTCGCTGGCCAAGATGCGCGACCGCCTGGTGCACGTGCGCATCCACGTGGCGGGAACGTCCGCCGAGCGCGAGGTGCAACTCCCGGTGTGGAACGCTCTCTACCAGGTCCGCGACTTCGCGCAGTACGTCCGCCGGGTGACGGCGAAAGACGCGACCGGGCGAGAGTTGCCCGTCCGCAAGCTCGACAAGACCACCTGGCGGATCTACCACGCCGAAAGCGGCGCGGAGATCGAATACGACATCCTTGCCGACCAGCCCGGTCCCTACGGCTCCCAACTCAACAGCGAACATGGCTTCTTCAATCTGGCCGAGCTGCTCATGTATCCCACGGATGCGCGCGATTCGCTGATGACGGTGACCTTCACCGACCTGCCGCGGGACTGGGACGTGGCCACCGTGCTGCCGTCGCTCAATCCGGGCGAAGCCGCCCGGCTGGGACGCTTCTCGGCGCGCAACTATGACCGGCTGGTGGACGCGCCGGTGGAGATGGGAAGATTCGCCGCCATCGAATTCGAGGACGGCGGGGCGCGCTACCACATCGCCGTGCATGCCGATCCTGCCGACTACGACATGAACGCAGTGCGCGAAACCGTTCGCAAGACCGTCGCCAGCGAGGTCGCCTGGATGAACGACCGTCCGTTCGGCGACTTCCTCTTCATCTACCATTTCCCCCGCAACACCGGGGGCGGGGGCATGGAGCACGCCTATTCAACCGCCATCGATGTTCCTGCGGATCGGCTGCGCGATGATCCGTACGCGCTACCCTCGGTCACCGCCCACGAGTTCTTCCATCTGTGGAACGTCAAGCGCATCCGGCCGAAGTCGCTCGAACCGATCGATTACCTCCACGAAAACTTCACCACCGCGCTCTGGTTCAGCGAGGGTTTCACCAACACGGTCGCGGACTACACCATGCTGCGCACGGGCGCCTGGAGCGAGCAGCAGTTCCTGACCGCGCTCTCGCGCGAGATCTACCGGTTGGAGAGTCGGCCCGCGGCGCGCATCCAGTCGGCCGAGGAGAGCAGCCTCGATACGTGGTTCGACAAGTATCCCCAGTACCGCACGGCCGAGCGCTCCATCGATTACTACAATAAGGGCGAGATCCTCGGCATCTTGCTGGATCTGGCCATGCGCGATGCGACCCAGGGAGGCAAGTCGCTGCGCGAACTCTTCCAGTGGATGGAAAAGAACTACTTTTACGAAGCGCGGTACTTCGATGACACGGCCGGCGTTCGCTACGCGGTGGAGAAGGTGACGGGCAAGGACTTCGGCTGGTTCTTCGAGAACTACGTCTCCGGCGTGACGCCCATCCCGTACGACGAGTTCTTCCGCAGCGTGGGCCTGCGGCTGGATCACCGTAAGGCCGTCTTCCCGGATCCCGGATTCGTTTCCGTCAAGAACTTCGACCAGCCACCGGCGGTGTACGTCGTCAGTCCCGGCGCGGATGCGGAGCGCGCAGGACTGGTGCCCGGTGACATCATCGTCGAGATCAATGGCAAGCCTGCCACGATCGATGTGGAGAGCGCGATTGCCAACATGCGTCCGGGCGACATACTGCGGCTGAAGATCAAAGGGCGGCGGGGGACGCGGGATGTGAAGATCAAGCTCGGCGGTCGGGAAGAGCAGAATTTCGCCATCGTGGAATCGCCCAGCGTCACGCCGGCGCAACAGGCGCGCCGCGCCGCCTGGCTGCGCGGCGAATCGCAATCCGCCGGAGGGACTCCCTAG
- the mpl gene encoding UDP-N-acetylmuramate:L-alanyl-gamma-D-glutamyl-meso-diaminopimelate ligase, whose product MTPRHVHLIGICGTAMASLAGMLTQLGHRVTGSDQAAYPPMSDFLAGLGIAVSQPFDEKNLNPQPDLVVVGNAISRGNVELEYVLDQRIPMRSLPDILQEEFLRGREPIVVAGTHGKTTTTSMLAWIFASAGQRPSFLIGGIAENFGSSFAVNDGPHFIIEGDEYDCAFFDKGPKFLHYMPVSAILTSVEFDHADIYKDLEAVKTAFKRLVNLVPRRGRIVAWDASADVEECVAKAFSPIERYGFSEKATWRIVGLKYEPACTTWTVLHRKRHFATFEFPLAGEYNVLNATAAVAVAAGYGIPADAIARALRTFKSVKRRLEVRAEVNGVTIIDDFAHHPTAIAQTLQALRTRYPGRRLWAIFEPRSNTLRRRVLEGELVKSLGLADQVRIASVYKAEAIPENERLSVARVVERVSAGGVPTRELKDADAIVAEVVPLLRSGDVVAVLSNGGFGGIYEKLPQRLRSQHEVPART is encoded by the coding sequence ATGACTCCAAGGCACGTCCATCTCATCGGCATCTGCGGCACGGCGATGGCGTCGCTGGCCGGGATGCTGACGCAGCTGGGACACCGCGTGACCGGCTCCGATCAGGCGGCCTATCCGCCGATGTCGGACTTCCTCGCCGGACTGGGCATTGCGGTCTCGCAGCCGTTCGACGAGAAGAACCTGAATCCGCAGCCCGACCTGGTGGTGGTGGGTAACGCCATCTCGCGCGGCAACGTGGAACTGGAGTACGTTCTCGACCAGCGCATTCCAATGCGCTCGCTGCCCGACATCCTGCAGGAAGAATTCTTGCGCGGTCGCGAGCCCATCGTGGTCGCCGGCACCCACGGCAAGACGACCACGACCTCGATGCTGGCCTGGATCTTCGCTTCCGCCGGGCAGCGGCCGTCGTTCCTGATCGGTGGTATCGCCGAGAACTTCGGCTCAAGCTTTGCCGTGAACGACGGCCCGCACTTCATCATCGAGGGCGACGAGTACGACTGCGCATTCTTCGACAAGGGTCCGAAGTTCCTGCACTACATGCCGGTGTCGGCCATCCTGACGTCGGTGGAGTTCGACCACGCCGACATCTACAAAGACCTGGAGGCGGTGAAGACGGCTTTCAAGCGGCTGGTGAACCTGGTTCCGCGCCGCGGGCGGATCGTTGCCTGGGACGCCAGCGCCGATGTGGAAGAGTGCGTGGCCAAGGCCTTCTCTCCGATCGAACGCTACGGCTTCAGCGAGAAAGCCACCTGGCGCATCGTGGGCCTGAAGTACGAGCCGGCCTGCACCACCTGGACCGTGCTGCATCGCAAGCGTCACTTCGCGACCTTCGAATTTCCGCTGGCGGGTGAGTACAACGTCCTGAACGCCACAGCGGCGGTGGCCGTGGCCGCCGGATACGGGATCCCGGCGGATGCGATCGCGCGGGCGCTACGCACCTTCAAGAGCGTGAAACGCCGCCTCGAAGTCCGGGCCGAAGTCAACGGGGTCACTATCATCGACGACTTCGCGCATCACCCCACGGCCATCGCACAGACCCTCCAAGCGCTGCGCACGCGTTATCCCGGCCGGCGGCTCTGGGCCATTTTCGAGCCTCGCTCCAACACGCTCCGCCGGCGTGTGCTCGAAGGTGAACTGGTGAAGAGCCTGGGGCTGGCCGACCAGGTCCGTATTGCCAGCGTTTACAAAGCCGAGGCCATTCCCGAGAACGAGCGTCTTTCGGTGGCGCGCGTTGTGGAGCGGGTGAGTGCCGGGGGCGTTCCGACCCGCGAACTCAAGGATGCCGATGCCATCGTGGCCGAGGTCGTCCCGCTGCTGCGCTCCGGCGACGTCGTCGCCGTCTTGTCGAACGGAGGGTTTGGCGGTATTTACGAGAAGCTTCCCCAGCGTTTGAGATCCCAACACGAGGTCCCGGCCCGGACTTGA
- a CDS encoding LD-carboxypeptidase, whose product MSAKPNPRLKPAALQAGDTIAVVAPASPFNKQSFELSCASWRNQGYKVVFDESLFDREAPYFAGSAKQRAENIEEMFARTDVRAIICARGGYGCNYLLEKIDLDVVRNHPKIFMGYSDVTTLLTWFHDAAGLVTFHGPMMNKDFSTDDGIHRLSLTAALGGAAQWNLGGAAGLEPVVAGRAEGNMYGGCLSMLAASLGTPYEIRTEDVILFMEDVSAKPFQVDRMLMQMKLAGKFKGVRGMVFGEMLDCRQSDDQQYQLQDVVNRVVGDLGVPVAYGLRSGHVSHGNVTLPIGVRAALNVGSQASLSFLEAATTSTAATARKS is encoded by the coding sequence ATGTCGGCCAAACCCAATCCGCGTCTGAAGCCTGCCGCGCTGCAAGCGGGCGATACCATCGCGGTAGTCGCGCCCGCCAGCCCCTTCAACAAGCAGTCGTTCGAGCTCAGCTGCGCGAGCTGGCGCAACCAGGGGTACAAGGTCGTCTTTGATGAATCGCTCTTCGACCGCGAGGCGCCGTACTTCGCGGGTTCGGCGAAACAGCGCGCGGAAAACATCGAGGAAATGTTCGCTCGCACGGACGTGCGCGCCATCATCTGCGCCCGGGGCGGATACGGCTGCAACTACCTGCTGGAGAAGATCGACCTCGACGTGGTGCGCAATCATCCCAAGATCTTCATGGGCTACAGCGACGTGACCACGCTGCTGACCTGGTTCCACGATGCAGCGGGGCTGGTCACCTTCCACGGGCCGATGATGAACAAGGACTTCTCCACCGACGACGGCATTCACAGGCTGTCGCTGACCGCGGCGCTGGGAGGGGCAGCGCAGTGGAACCTCGGCGGCGCCGCTGGCCTGGAGCCGGTGGTGGCCGGGCGCGCGGAGGGCAACATGTATGGCGGTTGCCTCTCTATGCTGGCCGCATCCCTGGGAACGCCCTACGAAATCCGGACCGAGGACGTCATTCTTTTCATGGAAGACGTGAGCGCGAAGCCGTTCCAGGTGGACCGGATGCTCATGCAAATGAAGCTGGCGGGCAAGTTCAAGGGCGTGCGGGGGATGGTCTTCGGCGAGATGCTCGACTGCCGACAGTCGGATGACCAGCAGTATCAGTTGCAGGACGTGGTGAACCGCGTGGTCGGCGACCTCGGCGTACCGGTCGCATACGGATTGCGCTCCGGCCATGTGTCGCACGGCAACGTGACGCTGCCCATCGGAGTCCGTGCGGCGCTGAACGTCGGGAGCCAGGCATCTTTATCTTTTCTCGAGGCGGCGACCACATCCACGGCGGCCACGGCCAGGAAATCATGA
- the dapF gene encoding diaminopimelate epimerase, whose amino-acid sequence MTANSQSGRVPFLKASACGNDFLLIDGMHAPPDLAAFTRRICDRHQGVGADGVEWLFPDNNSDVHARLFNADGSEAEISGNGTRCVASYWVAEHGGEKVVVRTGAGVKGCTLIGCSGNDFEFETDMGEPQVGDEFSIKLAFGEVRGIPVSMGNPHFVVFVKEYGPGWQAEAAEMGKHHDFKYSINVELVRILNKGEIEARFFERGVGETQSSGTGSCASAVASIASGKAASPVTVHAPGGAQTVRWEGNVFLRGPARLICRGEFFI is encoded by the coding sequence ATGACGGCCAACAGTCAGTCCGGGCGTGTGCCATTCTTGAAAGCCAGCGCCTGCGGCAACGATTTCCTGCTCATCGATGGGATGCACGCGCCGCCCGACCTTGCCGCCTTCACCCGACGCATCTGCGACCGGCACCAGGGTGTCGGTGCCGACGGCGTGGAGTGGCTCTTTCCCGACAACAATTCCGACGTCCATGCGCGCCTGTTCAACGCCGATGGCTCGGAGGCCGAGATCTCCGGCAACGGCACGCGCTGCGTCGCTTCGTACTGGGTCGCCGAACACGGCGGGGAGAAGGTGGTGGTGCGGACCGGCGCGGGCGTCAAGGGGTGCACGCTGATAGGCTGCAGCGGCAACGATTTCGAGTTCGAGACCGACATGGGCGAGCCCCAGGTGGGCGACGAGTTCTCCATCAAGCTGGCCTTCGGCGAGGTCCGTGGCATCCCGGTCTCGATGGGCAACCCGCATTTCGTCGTGTTCGTGAAGGAATACGGCCCCGGCTGGCAGGCGGAAGCGGCCGAGATGGGGAAACACCACGACTTCAAGTACAGCATCAACGTTGAGCTGGTGCGGATTCTAAACAAAGGCGAGATCGAGGCTCGATTTTTCGAGCGTGGGGTGGGAGAGACGCAATCGTCGGGCACCGGCTCCTGTGCATCGGCCGTGGCCTCGATCGCTTCGGGGAAAGCGGCCTCTCCGGTAACCGTCCACGCGCCGGGAGGCGCACAAACGGTGCGCTGGGAAGGGAACGTCTTTCTGCGCGGCCCTGCGCGGCTCATCTGCCGGGGAGAATTTTTCATTTAA
- a CDS encoding sugar kinase, whose amino-acid sequence MALLVVGSLAFDSIQTPHGKAERILGGSATYFSLSASYFTDVRVVGVVGEDFTAEHEAVMKERGVDTFGIQRAKGKTFYWSGEYGENLNEAKTKVTELNVLGDFKPRIPPRFLDSEFLFLANIDPVLQAEVRLAMSGAKFVGGDTMNFWIGGKPKELADTLKQIDVLLINDGEAKMLAGDHSLPRAANKILARGPKALVIKHGEYGATIFFGEGAFGIGHHPFRAPALPIEEVKDPTGAGDSFAGGFMGYIASQGELNRGVLKRAMFYGGVMGSFAVECFGTERLRRLTREEIDARFEIFRELTHL is encoded by the coding sequence ATGGCACTGCTGGTCGTCGGCTCCCTCGCGTTCGACAGCATTCAGACACCGCATGGCAAGGCGGAACGGATTTTGGGCGGCTCCGCCACCTATTTTTCGCTGTCCGCCAGCTACTTCACCGACGTGCGCGTGGTGGGTGTGGTGGGCGAGGACTTCACCGCCGAACACGAAGCGGTGATGAAGGAACGCGGCGTGGACACCTTCGGCATCCAGCGCGCGAAAGGGAAAACCTTTTACTGGTCGGGCGAATACGGCGAAAACCTGAACGAAGCCAAGACCAAGGTTACCGAGCTGAATGTGCTCGGTGACTTCAAGCCGCGCATCCCGCCCCGGTTCCTCGATTCCGAATTCCTGTTTCTGGCAAATATCGACCCGGTCTTGCAGGCGGAGGTGCGGCTCGCGATGTCGGGTGCGAAGTTCGTCGGCGGCGACACCATGAACTTCTGGATCGGCGGCAAGCCGAAAGAGCTGGCCGACACGCTGAAGCAGATCGACGTGCTGCTGATCAACGACGGCGAAGCCAAGATGCTGGCGGGCGACCATTCCTTGCCGCGGGCCGCCAACAAGATACTGGCCCGGGGCCCGAAAGCGCTGGTGATCAAGCACGGCGAATACGGCGCGACCATCTTTTTCGGGGAAGGCGCGTTCGGCATCGGACACCACCCGTTCCGCGCGCCGGCGCTGCCCATCGAGGAAGTCAAAGACCCGACTGGTGCGGGCGATTCCTTCGCCGGCGGCTTCATGGGATACATCGCGTCGCAGGGCGAACTGAATCGCGGAGTGCTGAAGCGCGCCATGTTCTACGGCGGAGTGATGGGCTCTTTCGCCGTCGAATGTTTCGGCACCGAGCGGCTGCGCCGGCTGACGCGCGAGGAGATCGACGCCCGCTTCGAGATATTCCGCGAACTTACGCACCTGTAA
- the mtnP gene encoding S-methyl-5'-thioadenosine phosphorylase has protein sequence MQQAEIGIIGGSGLYSMPGLTHTREVKLDTPFGEPSDAYVAGTLEGRKVAFLSRHGRGHRILPSELNFRANIHGFKQLGVERIISMSAVGSLKQEHAPLEFVIPDQFIDRTFHRTATFFGDGIVAHIAFADPVCGDVAKVLEGACRNAGVVGKRGGTYVCMEGPAFSTKAESNLYRSWGADVIGMTNLQEAKLAREAEICYATVAMVTDYDCWHQDHESVTIEQVIANLVKNAEHACAVVREAVKAMPKQRRCHCGSALAKAIVTEPAKIPPKTLERLKLLVGRYVGPEAKA, from the coding sequence TTGCAGCAGGCGGAGATTGGAATCATCGGCGGCAGCGGGCTGTACTCCATGCCCGGCCTGACCCACACACGGGAAGTAAAGCTCGACACCCCTTTCGGCGAGCCGTCGGACGCCTACGTTGCGGGCACCCTGGAGGGGCGGAAGGTCGCATTCCTGTCGCGCCACGGACGGGGACACCGCATCCTCCCCAGCGAGCTCAACTTTCGCGCCAACATCCACGGCTTCAAGCAGCTCGGAGTGGAGCGCATCATCTCGATGTCGGCGGTCGGATCGCTCAAGCAGGAACATGCGCCGCTGGAGTTTGTGATCCCGGACCAGTTCATCGACCGCACCTTCCACCGCACCGCCACCTTCTTCGGTGATGGCATCGTGGCGCACATCGCATTCGCGGATCCGGTCTGCGGCGACGTCGCCAAGGTGTTGGAGGGGGCGTGCCGGAACGCAGGGGTGGTCGGCAAGCGCGGCGGCACTTATGTGTGCATGGAGGGCCCGGCATTCTCCACCAAGGCGGAATCAAATCTCTACCGGAGCTGGGGCGCGGACGTGATCGGGATGACGAACCTGCAGGAGGCCAAGCTGGCGCGCGAAGCCGAGATCTGCTACGCCACCGTCGCCATGGTGACCGACTACGATTGCTGGCACCAGGACCACGAGTCCGTGACCATCGAGCAGGTGATCGCCAACCTTGTGAAGAATGCGGAGCATGCCTGCGCGGTGGTGCGGGAGGCGGTCAAGGCGATGCCGAAGCAGCGGCGTTGCCACTGCGGGTCGGCGCTGGCCAAGGCCATCGTGACCGAGCCGGCGAAGATTCCGCCGAAGACGCTGGAACGACTGAAGCTGCTGGTCGGCAGGTACGTCGGTCCGGAGGCCAAGGCGTAA